From Thermoleophilia bacterium, a single genomic window includes:
- a CDS encoding VOC family protein gives MSCPVEVHPHHVGIFTSNLDRAIAWWEEMLGFKKMYENTFFLPDYGHARIAWVKKGDFYIELYDFPGLEADHSRYWKTYGTKHISFWVNDDEFDKLRDYLREKGVPFVVEAEHPPELTGKPGPSKVMFIQDPDGTSVEIQQSYTPGEY, from the coding sequence ATGAGCTGCCCCGTAGAAGTACACCCGCATCACGTAGGAATCTTCACCTCCAATCTTGACCGGGCGATTGCCTGGTGGGAGGAGATGCTTGGCTTCAAGAAGATGTATGAAAATACGTTCTTTCTCCCTGACTATGGGCATGCCCGGATAGCATGGGTTAAGAAGGGCGACTTTTACATCGAGCTTTATGATTTTCCTGGCTTGGAGGCCGACCACAGCCGTTATTGGAAAACCTACGGCACCAAGCACATTTCTTTTTGGGTGAACGATGACGAATTTGACAAGCTGCGCGACTACCTGCGCGAAAAGGGAGTGCCCTTTGTTGTGGAGGCGGAGCATCCGCCGGAACTAACGGGCAAACCTGGACCTTCCAAAGTGATGTTCATTCAGGATCCCGACGGTACCAGCGTCGAGATTCAGCAGTCTTATACCCCAGGCGAGTACTAA